The Oncorhynchus masou masou isolate Uvic2021 chromosome 8, UVic_Omas_1.1, whole genome shotgun sequence genome has a window encoding:
- the LOC135544739 gene encoding LIM domain transcription factor LMO4-B-like: MVNSRVEASAVAVTGGSSSGRSCAGCGGRITDRFLLFSMERYWHTRCLKCSCCHAQLGEIGTTCYSKGGMILCKNDYIRLFGHSGACSACGQSIPASEMVMRAQGNVYHLKCFTCATCRNRLVPGDRFHYVNGTIFCEHDRPGGALLRSHLTPLQGNGMMPDQKVC; the protein is encoded by the exons ATGGTGAACAGCCGGGTGGAGGCATCAGCCGTGGCGGTGACAGGCGGCAGCTCGTCAGGCAGGTCCTGCGCAGGCTGCGGCGGGCGCATCACTGACCGCTTCCTACTCTTCTCCATGGAGCGCTACTGGCACACGCGCTGCCTCAAGTGCTCCTGCTGCCACGCCCAGCTGGGTGAGATCGGCACCACCTGCTACAGCAAAGGGGGCATGATTCTCTGCAAGAACGACTACATCAG GCTGTTTGGGCACAGCGGGGCATGCAGCGCCTGTGGTCAGTCCATCCCTGCCAGTGAGATGGTGATGCGGGCACAGGGCAACGTGTACCACCTCAAG TGTTTCACCTGTGCCACCTGTAGGAACCGGCTGGTGCCGGGCGACCGCTTCCACTACGTTAATGGCACCATCTTCTGTGAGCACGACAGGCCAGGGGGCGCTCTACTCCGCAGTCACCTGACCCCACTGCAGGGGAACGGCATGATGCCTGACCAGAAG GTGTGCTGA